The segment GAAAGGTTCGCTGAAGAGCCAGATGTGGCAACCCGCGTTTCCAAGATTCGCGGCCTGGCGTTCCTGGGGCTCTCCCCAAGTGCACGTGAGCGTGGTCCCCGGCCTAGAACAGGGCAAGGGAGCTCTAAACCCGGCACCAAGCTTTCTCGAGACTCCCCGGCGCAACCTGGGACAAGACAGAGTGGGGGCGCAGAAGGACCGGCGGTGGGGCGCCCTGCCTCTGCGGCGGCCCCACCTAGGAGGCAGTTGCAGCCGCAGCAGCACGCGGGTCTTTGAGAAGAACCCTGTTGGGGGAGCAGACGGGCCCTAGTTCCCAGTCCACAATCCCGCCCACCCCCCTTCGTcgcctctgtcccctccctcagtcTCGCCTTCTTCTAGATTTGGAAGGAGGTTTGATTTCTAGGTGGAAGCCCGCGGAgcggcggggggagggggagcgTCCTCCGCGTGTCGCGGGGTCTCCCTCCCCTCAAAGCCTGGGGAGAGCGACGCGTGCGTTTTCTTTCGGCAAGCAGGGGGCCCAGTTGTGCGCGCTGGTTCGCCCCCAGTTTGCGGAGGGAAAGATCGATAGGAGGCGGCGCGCTGTCAAGGCAAAAATGACAGGAGAAgaccctccctccttctcctcgttctcctttctctcattaaatagattcttatttaaaataggctcagacattttaatttgaattccaGGGGTTGGGCTCAGGTTGGAATTGTCCTATTTATACTCAGACCGAAAATAACCATTGAAACGAAGGGATCAAAACCAAactctattttccaaaacaactAGCGTTCCCGCGGTGCCCACTCCGCGCGGGCGGCGAGCGTCTCCTCTGGTTTGGACGGAGAATCCGGGACCGACGGCGGACGGGGCTGGGTAGCGGGGTGGCCGGGGGAACTATTCCCTGGGGCGGCCGGCGCGGCGCCTGCGTGAACTGGCCCCGGTAATATATGCTGCCATTAAGAATCCCGGCTGCTTCCAGCGCTCGGGGCGCAGGGACGCATGTGTTGCCGGAATTCAATCCGTGGGGGGAATGCAGATTTGGCTGCGACCTACCGGGTTTGATTTATGAACTGTTACTCTAGCGATTGTTTACACATTGCATTTCAGAGCCCCCACTTCTCCTCCAGGCGCCGGCCAGAAGGCTCCCCCGCGCAGGcacccgccgcagcccctcggcCTCGCTCCAACGGTcctccaccccctaccccccAGCCCGGGGGCCCCACAGCTCCCTCCCACCCTCGCCTTCTCCAGGAAATCAGATATCGATTTCATTGAACCCAGAGACGTACGTTCgcttctccctccccagcaggCTCCAGTTCTGCAGCTTGGACCCCGGCCTCTTCCGCTCGTGTTTACTCTCGAATGTTTACTCCTCCGTGAGGCCATGCGGAGCCTATAAATAGGAGAGGTGGAAGCAGCTCGACTGCCAGATCAATAGGGCCCCGTCTCCTCGCCATTTCAGCTGAGCTGTCTTATTAATTATGAAAGGATTCACCTGATCCCTGCCAGGGACCACAGCCTCTCTGCCCCTCTGCTGGAGCCCTTAATGGCGGTTCCTTCGCAAGCTGCCTCCGGCCACCACAGAGGAAAAGGCGAATCGTGGTTAGGGCTCGACCCGCCTGGGGCGGGGGCTGTAGGCCGGCCTCTGGCAGTCGGTCTGCGTGTGTTTTCTCAGCTGCTCGCAAGCCCAATTCCCCCAAACCTCACCGAGAAAAGATCTCCGctttttaattaacttatttaaaaagaacttcctctttttcttctctaagtaAACAGAATTTCAGGGAAGTAGCAAAGTGTCCCAGCTCAGGAGAGTCTGCTTGAAGATGGTGGGTAATCCAGTTGCTTGTGAACAGGCGAATTTATCACCTGGCGTCATGTGCCGCTTCAGGAGTTCTCCTCCTTGAGAACTCGGCCAGGAAAGCGGGCTCGGGCAGGAAACACACGACACCCCCATTTCAAacaataacttttattttatacttctctATACTTTGTAGCAAATCTTTTTTTGCtgaatttaatttataataaactttttaaattacatctctctcttttttttaaaatcaaggctCTTTTATGTCAAAATCTTTTTTTAGCTATATTTTAGGTTAACATTTAACATCCCCCCCCTTGTGATCTATACCGTTGGATATTCAGGTATTACTGTATGTGTAACACGTAAAACAAGAGGGAAAATAAAGGCCGTGGACTTGGAAAGATGCATCGACAACAGCAGGTAAAGCTTAACCTCTCAGTGACGTTAGCAGCATTTCTTCTGGCAGCCTGTAACCCGAGGTTccctccatccttttcctctcttccctcctatCGTTAAACACAGAGCCAACaatctgtcttttcacttttctcGAGGAGAAATGTGCAGTGGAAATGATCAAAACAAGATACTGTGGAAGAAAGACGTGAGCGTGAATTATTCACCATATGCCTCCCTCGTGGACATCTCTCTTGAATTCATTCCCCtggccttctcctctcctctctttcctattAGGAGGAGCCCATCATTGGTCATGTAGTAACATGATTAATATAGTAGGTGGCCCAGGGCCATTCCTGAGATTCttgtgccaaaaaaaaaaaaaaaaaaaaaattaaaaaaatggggtGCGTTTGccgttttcttatttttatgtgaaGACGGACTAAAGCTGAGGTCCGATTTTGGCTGTGCTTGCTTGCTCACTGATTGGTAACATTTGGCAAATAAAACACAAGAAATCAAACGAAATCAAAAAGAGAATCAGGATTTCCCACAATCCTATATGAgtgttttcagcatcacagagaATCACAACGTCCCCAAAGAACGAATGGATCTTCCTCTCGATTTCCGGGAGCATGGAGTGAGTGTGGGTGGGCGCGCGGGGGGAGCCGGCCCCGCGCTCAGAAGGAAAGCCAGGCCGCTAAAGCTGCCgagagagacaccaggagcaCGGGGAGCGCCGGGAGCAGGGACCCCGCCGCCCCGTTGCCGCTGCCGCAGAGTTCGAATAAGCTGCCTTGGATGTTGAGGTTTTTGGATTCTTTTCTCAGTTTATCCCACATATCTTTCGCCCCTTCCTGGCAATCCGTAAGGGCTGTGACCGTGCAGCTGTGGAAATCCTCCCAGTATCTGGCGaggaacagaacaaaacagaagaagcAGGTTCACTTGGGGCTCGGGGAGGACCCGGGCCTGCGCCCCCTCGCCTCCCGGGTCTCCGCCTCCCgcacctccctcctcctctccacctccccggcgccaGGCCGCACCCGGCCCACCCTGGAAGCCGCCGTCCCAGGGCAGGGGCCGCCCCTTTCCGGGTCTGGTTTCTCTTCCCGGCAGCCGGGAGCCGGGCTGCACCCGCTGCGCCGCGCTGGCACCTCGGCCTGCGCAAACAGATTGCTCGTCCTCCTCGGGGGAGGCTAGGAAAACAGTGCTAAGCCTTGCAAGCTGCCGCCCATTAATGCCTCTTAGCTTGTGAGATGGGTTGCTTGCTCCCAGCATGGCCCTCCCCTCCAGCCTTCTCACGTTCTCCTCCCCCTCGCCCCTTCGGACTACCCCCCTCTCCTCGCTGCGGAACTCTCTCGCCGCCGTCGCCCTCCGTctgcccctcccttccttttgtttccagttcttattttccctttctttcctcttccctcctttgtcttcctcctGTTCTCTCCCCTCGGTTTTCCTCTGTTCAGTTCTtcgcttcctcttcctcctgcccactTGCCTCGGTCTTCCGCGGCCCGTCGCCTTGCTCCGCGCAGTCCCCCGGCTCAGATTCGGTCCAGAGCCTCctgctgcctctcccctcctcggGGTCGGGGAATGTTAGTGCCCGAGCccctggggccagctctgtggccttcCCCTGCTTTTGCCAACCCCAGTGCTCCTGGCCTACATGTTTGGtccgctctctcctcctcctccagagcCTTCTTCGCAGGCTTGGACCCCTTGAACCTTACCCGCCACGGCCTTCGGGCGTAGTGCCCAGCCCCCAGGCCGGGACTCCTGGGCTGGCGAGGTGCCCACCGCTGCCAGCCTTTGAGGGATCCCTCTCCTGTCCTACCGGCCCGCCTCTTGAGCCCCACGCCTTCCTCAGCCGCTTCCTTCTCCTGGGCTCAGATCCTAGCCCCGCCCCCACAACCTTCATCCAACCTGTCCTTTTTTATTGTCCCCTTTTCTTCTGACAACCCAAAATAGATCCCGCGACTAAATATAATTCCAACCCGTGATCGATTCCTGGGGCGCTGTCTCCTTTCGGTGCTGGGTCGATCTGTGAGTCTCGGTAACTCTGGGCTGGATCCCGCCTCACCGGGGCCCTTAGCGCCAGGTCACCAGCAACTCACCTCCAGGAAATTTGGttgtattttctcctctctctcccttgtgCTTGCTAGCCTGGACTGTAAGCATGTTGAAGGCAGGCACCATGTTTGATTTATTCTTGTTTCCACTCCTACCCCATCTTCTGGCTACTAGTATAAGTCATAAATGCTTGTTGGGTTGCCTGGAGCTCTGGCTGTTTTCTAATGACCTCTGTGAATCTCCAGTTTGTGAAGACTCGGGGACCTGGGTCGCACGGCTTCCAAGTTCCTCAATTTGTAATAAATAGTGAGATTGAGAGAAACCAAGAAGCTGAGGGACAGCTCTCTGAGAAATTGCACCTCCCAGAGAATGTCTACAACTCTCCTTTATGCATGCCCAGATGGCGACAGGACCTTCTGGAAGAGGGACAGGGTGGAAAAGGACAGATATTCATGTGGAACTGAGAAAGAGGTGGCTTCAGCAGGGTGTTGAACGACCAGCATCCAGCTGTGGCCTGTGACCTCTGGAAGGACCCCTCCTCATTTCTATTTTCCAAGACCAAAGGCctgctaaaaaattaaaatagcttcAAATAACCAAGTTCCAGCAAATGATGGAGGATTTGGGAGCTGATCTATATTTAACCTTTTGTCCAGCATTATAGATACATTCTTACCTATCATCAGACATTTGGAATTAAAGTAGGTGGGTATGCATCCCGGACCCAGCCTTTTGTCCCTTTCCTGATGGGAACGTACCCGCCACTTAGCTGCTGTGGCTCCTGGTGGACACCAGGAAAAGTGTGTAGCAACACTGACTCCCATTTACTCatcatttaaacaaataaacatccCAGAAAAtagggagagaggaaagacttCACAGTATGAAAAGGATGGTGCAGAACGTGGTCACTCCACCCTTTGGGGAAGGAGGCACACCTCTTGCCTTGGCTTTACGGAAGCGCCATTATGGTGGGAGGGGTTACAACTGTTTATGAAAaatacaagtgtgtgtgtgtttgtgtgtgttgcaAATCATGGAGGTATTTCTAAGGTCTGCAGCAGCTAAAGTGTTACTGGCCACCACAGTAGGGCTCTGCTAGTTACCTCATTTGCTAATGGAAGCAGCACTTTCCAGCCAAGCTCTGGAAAATGCCAGTGGGCTTGGCCATGAACTCCTCCAGGCCCTCCTGGGGCCCTTTGCTGCCCTGTCCTGGGGATGCCATGTAGTTGCAGGAAGAGGGGTGGGAAGCAAGGAGGGTGGCTACCCTAAACCCTGGCAATCACTAAAAACTCAGCAAAGATGGTCACTGGTCGCCAAGGACATGCTCTTCTTGGGCAAAGTCAttggaacaaaacaaaatattctttcaGCCTCTCTCctagaaagaggaagagggaccCATGCTCCTTTGCCCACACCCTAGTTTTCGTGGTGTGTCCTAGAGGGGAATTTTATCAAGAGAAATGGACAAAATCGGCAAGTGACTTTCCTTTTAGGCAAACCCCAGAATTACTTAAAACGCTCCTCAAACCAAAACTAACTGTTCTTCGGAGAGTACTCGGCAGGCCACTCACTCACTCGGAGGGAAAGAATGATGAAGGCTGCCTCAAACAGAGCGAGGAACTGGTGGCAGCTCTCCCGGGGGCCCTCACCCTGGGTTCCAGCGCTTTGAATgcgtgagtctgtgtgtgtggagtgaggctgtggagggctggggctgggctgcgGGAGGAGGAATCCTCCTCTGCCCATGTCAGGCCATACAGTCCCCTCGGGCAGTGCAGGCCCCTGCCAAGGCCTGAGGGTGGGAGGCAGAAGCGGAGAATGCGCCCTTTCGCGCTGGCACGGAGTACAGAGCGCAGGCCGGGAGGCGAGGAGCTCCCGCACCTCAGCAGCGACCCCCAGAACAGAAACCTAGCAGGCCAGAGAAGACTTACGTGCACACGGTCTTGATGTTCGTCTTGTCGTCCAGGCCCTGCGGGTAGTTGGCCATGCTGTCGCCCAGCTTGAGCAAACAGTCCGAAAAGCCCTTAAAGACCGCATCGCACTTGCCCGCTGCTCTCACGGCCTGCACCAGGTACGCTGCGGGGAGGAGGGCACACCGGTCAGCAGCGCCGCGACCCCACCCTGCAGCCCCGCTGCCAGCCCGCCCCGGACTTGGCGTGGCTCTGTCCCAACGAGCGGTTTCCACTAGAGCCCAGGCGCGCCAGTGTTAAAGGTGAATGGAAGATGTGGCCCAAGAAAGACTGACTTGCACCCAACTACGCGTCTTCTGCAGACTGTCGGCTTGCGAGAGCTGGGGTGGGTGCGGGGTAGGCGAGTCCATTCCTTTCTGCAGCTCCCTCCCGCATCTCGCTCtgtatctttttctgtttcatcGCCCCCTCTTCTCACCTCTcccatcttttatttctctctttctcctcactcCCTCTTTGGTTTCCCAACACTTTCCCGGCAAGCATGTCAAGGCTCTAGCAGTGCAATCTTCCATTTCTGAGGTGACAGAGGGGGTCTCAGCAGAAGAGTGCGGGGGTGAGAAAGGGGTAGGGAGGCGGCAAAGCGTGGGGCACGCAGCTGAACCTAATGCCACATCGCTAAAAAGCCTCAGGCTCGGCGCCTGGTCCTTAGTGCTGAACGCATAAATTAATAAAGTCTCTGGAAGCCACCAGCAGCACTGAAATGGATCGTTTCATCATAAAACCGACTGCCTACCGTGGAGCCTGTGTTCCAAGGGAGATTATCGCATACACCTTCCCCGCCCCACGGGAGACAGAGCGTCCGGCGACTAGGAAGGGGCGACAGTTGGTCCAGGGCAGCCAGGGCCCTACAGGGTCACGGCTGTGTCTGCGCGGGTGCCCAGGGTCACCTCCTCGAAAGACAAATCCGTGAGCCTCGTGCCCCCGGCTTTCCTCAGCCTCTGCCCCCGGCTCAGCTCCCTATACACCCTTAAATCCCCGAAAAACTGGCCACCACTCCCGCCAGCAGCAGGGTAAGACCTTTCCGCTCCAGGCCTTAGCCTTGAGGCTCAGGGCCCAGGTGGCTGCCGCCTGGGGCTCTTGGCCTCTTGCTGGGGTTTCCTCTAGAGAGCAGGCCGGGATAGcatctgggggggggggggtggtaacaggaggtggaggaggaggtggaggtgaaggtggaggtgatggaggaggaggaagtgaagaaggaggaggaaggaggagaaggaaaccCAGATCGCACCGAGGtcctccctcctggcctcagGTCGGCCAAACCCCGCAGCGCCGGACCCGAGAGACAGGCTCCAGGCCGTAGGCGCACTGCCGTGGCCATTGCTCTCCACCCCAAGGCCAACGAACCGGGCTAAAGGCTCCGTGGCGAGCGGCCAAAAGCACACCGGGCGCCAGGAGGACGCGCGAGAAGCGCAGATCTGcgctgttgggggaggggaggggagggaaggggcgaATCTTCTCAAAATCGAGACCGATCTCCAGCGCCTAAGGCCCCGAGCTCCGGCCCCTTCCTGGGAAGAGTTCTGGCCACGGCGGCGGCTTGTATGTGAATGTCTCTGTGGAGAGCCTTACCGCCCCCCCTCCGCCCCCCCAGCCGCTGGTCTCTAAGAACCGAGAGCCGGGCCAGACGCAGACAAGGGGGAAGGTCACCGAACCTGCAGCAGCCTCCGAGAGCGCACCGTTTGCAAATTGCTGCAGGAAGAACAAGGCGGGCCTTGCGCTTTCTAATCCGGAACGGGAAGCACTGGGGAAGGAACTAAGGTTAACTGCGACCTCGGCTCCGGCGGCTCCGGCGGATACATAAACCTTCATAAATCTCCCGGTCCCCTCTACGCAAAATATTGAAAGCCCTTGCAACTATAATATCCGAGAACACTGAGATAGAATAAACCAATAAACGAATCTTCGTTTTACTAGAACGCGGTCACAATGAAATGAACGCTACACGTCGTCCTATATAACGCATACCTCAAATGCAGCTTTGCAGAGAAGAAACGAAATAAAACACACTCAATCCTTCCCCCCAGCTCCCTGTCTCTCCTTACCCCTCACGTCCACCCCCAAGATTCGGTGGCGAAAAAGTAGCCCCTAAGATGCATTGACATGTTTTTAAAGGGGAATTGGGGCTCGCCGGGGGCGAGAAGCGCTCCTGTCACGTTATCTTTCCAGGAGCTGCTGGAGAAGACTCTCCACACCgcgcatgtgtgagtgtgtgcgtgtgtaaaaTAAGAAGTCgtgaaaatttctgttttttgcaACTATGACTCCTTAGTTTCTAGTTGGCTCGGGGAGACCGGGAGCTTGCGGGACGTGTTTTGCAGGCTCACGCATCCGGGCAGGTCGCAGCCCGCACGACCTCCCTGTCCTCCCTGGACCCGACTTGAGCGAGGCTCAGGCGGGTGGCCGGGGCTGCGTCCCTGTCCACTCCGACGTCCGCGTCTTGTGCCATTTCCATCCGTTCATTCATTCGTTCGACCTCTCATTCATTCCCAACTTCCTCCCGCCGTGTCTTCATTTGAGTTCACCACCCtgtccctccccaacccccacttTTCTTGCCAAATGTCAATGATTTGGGACAGCTCCCAGCCATGAATTAATAAAGATCTAGGCTGTGGTGCGGGAAAGGGCAGACATTCGGGAACAAATATGCTCAATTTCAATTCCACAGCCAACAAATGGTCATTTTCGGGCCGAGGTTAATATGTTCCAGGAGTATCCCGCATGCACCATCGCTGTTTTTACCCCTCCAAAGTAAGGCTACTTCCCACCGCAAAACAGAGCCTCAAACCTTCTCCGATTAAAAGCCCTATCAAAAGTAACTGCCATCTCTTGCTCTCTAAAAATTTCCAGGCTAATTGCAAAATGTCACATCCACTTATTCCCAACATTTAAGAAATTTGCTGCAATTAGAAAAATGCTCTTTCTTTATTGCAGCTCTTTGCACTAATACCAAAGATTCAAAACAAGCAGATTCAAAACATCAAGCCATTTCttagaattaaaggaaaatgccAACATCCTGCATCCACACACTCTAAAATCCCTATAATGttcatacaaaagaaaaaaaatcagatacttAAAATCATGTCAAATGCATTAAAAACCCAATGCAAAGAATCCATTTTAATGTATAAATAACTCCAAACCCTGGTTCCTCCACATTTCTCATGAAGAAAAATGTTATGCATTTCATCTCTTGCCCCAAACCAATTCCCTAAAGCAGCCCCACGCCACTGCAAGGATTTGTCTGCAAAGAACGCTACAGCCTCAAATGATAGGAGGCAATAATTAACTCCCTCGCCAGCAAAGCGTTTGAAgagtttctattttctctcttgtccATTCTATTAATAATCTGCTTCACTTTCACTTTTAGGCCAGTTAATTAATGCTCTGACCTGCACCAGAGAAGGGGTTTTCTAGTGCTCCCTCCCATAACATCTTCCTCAGTCTGGTTGGAAAAATGAGAACTTTTAGAAGCCCCACGACAGTCTAACTAGGACTCAACATTCCTTAACATAAAATGGACACTAAATAAATCCGTTCATAATcaaccccaaacaaacaaaaataacaaacacCTGACATGACATATCGCAAACATTTCTTAACCTTTTCCTGTATATAAAATACAGATGCCTTTGCGGAAAGAACAAGCAAACGTGCATAGAAAATCATATCCACGTATACTTGTCTGCCTTCAACCTCTTCCATCATAAGTATACTAAGAGATGTACTCTGGAGCTCCTTATCCTTCTCCATTTGCCCCCGGCCGGGTCTGCGGTGCTCGGTGCAAACGCTGTGGCTAGGATATGGGGGGTAGGGGGAACGGGAGAATGACAAAGTTCTAAATGCAGCCTCTGAGCCCCGGAATGTATTTGCTTTCTGCACATAAACTTTCCAGTTCCAGCTGCCTAGCCATCTTGTTCCTGCATTCACCTTTCGACCCTTCAAAATAATATCTTGCAGTATCTCAGGGGCCAATGCATTGTCCCAGAGAGTATTAAACCCGGTCTAACCCGAGAGAGGGAAGCAAAAATGGACGTGCGCTTTGACAAAAAGGGGGGAAACCCTCTCCTGAAAACGGCCGGCCGCACACATTTCCTGGCGAACGTTTGGAGtctctttttttagaaaaaacaacTCGGGACGCGCGAGTCCCTAGGAGCCGATGCCCCCACCCTCGGGGGTTTGCCGGCTTCTCCGCACCCCTGGGCGGCCCGGGGCTAGTCGGCCCCCCTTGGCGCCTCGGACCGGGCCGGCTGCCGCCTGCAGCCCGCTGTGAGCCCGGCCGGGAGGCCACTTACCTATTTGCACCGCGAGGATCAGTGAAATATATCTGCCGTTCAACTTAAGTCCCATCCTACGTTTAGTCAAACCATTTGCGACCGCAGACCTTTAAATAGTTAGTTTAGAGAACGCGGGGGAAAGCTGAAAAATATGCATTGCCAACAAGTTCCAGGAGCAACGGAGACTTTATGCACGGGGAacgcagagggaggagagaaagagagggagcgagggagagagagaggagagagagagaaagagagagagagaggctgagagagcGAGGGGGGAAGAGCTGGGAATGGTTCACTCCATTAGGAGGGGGCGGAGGAAGTACAGCCTCACGCCCACGAGCAGGCCTGACGTGGGGGATGACAcggaatgatttttttaaaaaatatagacacCTTGGTAGAGAATCGCCATTTATAGTCATCAGAAGCTGGAATTAATCAGATATCTCCAATTAATATGCGATCCGAACGAAATCTCGGCTCACGGGGGTGGCCACTTGCCGATCCCCGCGGCCACTCCCGCCTCCTCGCAGTTCCCGGGgccccccaaccccgccccctCCCTGCGCAGAACAggggctccctctcccctccctgcctggagCCGGGGAGTCCTGGCGCGCCCACTCGATTGTTGCAAcctgctccccctcctccaccagcTCAGCAGCGAATCCAGCCCCCTCTCTACGATGCAGTGGGGTTTAAAGGAGCGAGAGCGGGAGAGGGAAAAACAGCTAAATCAGCTCTATTAATTCCACATCTCCCCTCGGCCGGCCGCCTGCCCCCTGCACTCGCCTACCCTCTTTTTCTCCAACCCAGCAGCTGAGCTCTAGGCTCAGCCTGGAGCGCGTGagcacacactcacgcacacacacgcgcacCCCTGCAAGCCGAGTCGAGAGCCCCCCGCGCCCGCCCGCACACACTGCGCGCGAGTGCGCGCACACGCCCAGGCCTCGGGGGTTTGGTCTGCACACGGGTGGCCCCTGATATATACACCGGGTGCCCTCTGTGAATTTCACCACCTCCGATGCCCGCGCGGGCCCCAGGCCGCTTCCTGAGACACAGCGACACCTGTTTTGGGGGGCGGGGAGACTATGGAGGAAGGAGACTTTGCAAAGACAATTTTCAGATACTAGAGATTTACTAACAGAGCTTTAGGAAATTTCCGAGGCAATCGCTAGTATGCGGCTTCTTTCTGATCCAGATGCGCCTCTTGGGGTTGTTTGTTGGGctgcacacacgtacacactcaTACACACGTACATCACGTAGGCGCACGCACACCCAGACCCACATACACCTGCACTGTCCTTTGATGCTCGGGCACAAACATTGTGTAGACGCAGCCTACTCTGCAACGAAGTGCTTTTGCAGCTGAGTCTGAGCTCCGTGCAAGGTGCTATTGACGACAGCTTGAgttaagaatgaaaaataaacagggCCATTTCCTTTCTAAACGCCGCTTGGCTttggtttccttcccttcttctgcaCCAAAAGAAGCCTAAATCCTAGCTTCCTTAATCAAATGCTAAAGAAGGCATTGGTCAACttgaagatgaaaaaaaagaaaacgactACCCCAAAGCTTCCAAAAATACACGAGAAAACATCAAGCTATTAGATAAGCAGTAGAATTGCAAACGGGATTAAGGAGCTATCGAATGGAATTCACTTCTCCATGCAACGTGCCACCTGCGCGTCCATCTCTGGGTCCTCACAGTCACCCAGCCCTTAGGAGATGCatagacagagaaaaggagataAAGGGGTAAATCAAGGCGGGGTGGGACAGGCTGTGGAGAGTGACGGGCTGAGGGGGAGCGCGGGGGTACTGACTGCAGCACTTTGTGACGTGCAGCGCCTGCACCGGTCGGCCCCTTCCCCGCGGCCCACGGAAGCCGCAGACCAGGAGGCGGGGGCCCGGGGCCCACGGTCCGGAGGCGGAGCCACGTAGCCCCACCCCGGTGACGTCACTAGGCCGGTGGGTGGGGCGGCACGGGGCCTCGCCTCTCCAGCTTTCAGGGCCTTTGTGGCAGCCTC is part of the Equus caballus isolate H_3958 breed thoroughbred chromosome 20, TB-T2T, whole genome shotgun sequence genome and harbors:
- the NRN1 gene encoding neuritin isoform X1; the protein is MKVYVSAGAAGAEVAVNLSSFPSASRSGLESARPALFFLQQFANGALSEAAAAYLVQAVRAAGKCDAVFKGFSDCLLKLGDSMANYPQGLDDKTNIKTVCTYWEDFHSCTVTALTDCQEGAKDMWDKLRKESKNLNIQGSLFELCGSGNGAAGSLLPALPVLLVSLSAALAAWLSF
- the NRN1 gene encoding neuritin isoform X2; the encoded protein is MGLKLNGRYISLILAVQIAYLVQAVRAAGKCDAVFKGFSDCLLKLGDSMANYPQGLDDKTNIKTVCTYWEDFHSCTVTALTDCQEGAKDMWDKLRKESKNLNIQGSLFELCGSGNGAAGSLLPALPVLLVSLSAALAAWLSF